The sequence TAAAGATGATTCATTTATGGGTTAATCAAACAACAAATCCACAGCATTCCTGTTCACAGCTAAGGCCAAATCCTAACCAGAAAGATTTTGAATAAACATAAGGCCTTTTACTAATACACTAATTGGGGGTTGGTCTCCTGCAGGTGTTAGACAGCAGTTCTCACCATCTGCAGGGCAGAACAGGAAATACAACTGGCTTATTGAACTCAAGACTCAGGTCCCTCAAATGAGCCTACTGTGTTACTTTAGTctatataaacatacagtaaaatgaaCACCCACAACAACTTCAATTGCAGAATTTagatttacattgcattgctctttataaatatttgtctttggacatgttttacaaaaaatagtGAGCatctacatatatattttagactatatatttttaaaatgtggtatGCCCAGAACTACCACGATTTTATACCACCTTTAAAATTTCCACACTTTATGTGTAAATAACATGACAAGATGTAAAACATCTTGAACCTAGAATACGGTTACTATGGCAACAGCCAAAATTGGACACAATAGAAGGAGACTTCCGTAAAGAAGAATCAAAAACGAATGCGGTGAGGGTACACTGACAACAAGCTACTGTGTTAAACGACTGATATATCTGTAtccatgtattttattattattattatttttttttttttacataaaaatggcAGGCTGTATCCTCAAAAAGGAGGTGGGTTCATCAAATAATGTAAGGTTAGCCATCAAAAAATAAAGTCACTTCGCTCTCTGTACTAAGGTATATAAGGTATACATGTTGCCTTCTTATCACTGTGCCCACCGCGGTATCTTCACTAACCAGTCAGCTAGCTGGCAACTACCTTGCCCTTTCCGATTCCTCACCCCGAAACTGCACCAAGCATGTTACTGCTAGATTGCACCATCTCTATTACTAAGAGAGGGGtgttgtgtttaaatataaaaacgTATATGCTTATCAACATTATAAACGAGTTGAAAGGGAATAAACATCAAACTTTACCAATATTAAATGCTAATAAATAGTTTAACTATATTTTAAACGTTTTCCTCCTTTAAATTGATCCGATATTATTGAAGTGGACTGTTCCAATGGAATATTCTTGCcctttttttcttgtggaaGTACATGACGTCACCCTAGTTGTTTGGAAGGAGAAAAAGGTACAAGCAACAGTATTATCCGAAATATAGACCGGCTCCGGCACGGTTTTATGATTAAAGTGGCATTTTCCAGCTCTTGAACCATGTCTACCCCGGCTAGAAGACGGCTTATGAGAGACTTCAAAAGGTAGTAGCTGCCTTGCTACTTTCACATATGTTTTGCTGCAATGTTTTCACTGTCATtggtgttagctagctagttagctggctaacacCTGCGgtagttagttagttagctggctaggCCTGTAATGCATAGATAGCTGTCTAGCCTGCATGTTGGCTGTTTACGTTTATGTTGCTTGTTTCCTAGCATGTCCTATCTGACACAATTCATGTGAAATTTGGAGTCACATTTGTTGTGTCAGAATTAGTCGACGTAAGAGCTATACGTTGCTTTCTATGCACCGTTGCTTTGTTCTTGTTGGTGTCTGAAGCTAACTGGATATTTAGTAAACTGTGTTGTTTGCTAGCTATGTGGCTTGCGAGGACGAACTGTTTCTTAAGTTAGCTAAATGGACAAAGACATTCGTTGGCGTGTTGTCTAACGTTAGCTCAGAATTCTTCAACATTAGCTGAAGCTATAGGTAGCTGATTGTTTGACTCCCCGGCTGGTTGCTCTTATATTCGCAAGTCCCAAACTGTTTGCCAACTTAACAGTGAAGATGGCAGTAAAGATGAGAGTATGCACACTCGACCTCACAGCGGACTAAGTTAGCCATCAGTTGCTTTTTAGTAGACCATTATTTGCTGTCTAGCTTGCTGTTATGTTGCTATCTCGCGTGCAAGTAGAACAATgggtgtaatttatttttcattgcgTCTTGCTTCCTAGCTAGCTGAACTATTGTTGCATTGTAATAAGCGTCTGAGTTGAGGACACTTTCTACAAAGCTTGCAAGCTAACGTAGGCTAGTTAGATAGCTGTAACCTTGGCCATATTAAGGAAGAAAAATGGACTTGATTATTAGACAGTAACATAACGTAACATTAATATTATCTTACATTTTTCCTAAGGTGGCATCTTGTACGTAGTTAAATGAGCATGCTATGACGCCTGAAATGCTAAAGAGGAAATGTCAGTAACGAAAATTAAGCGATGCCTATGAACGtttgtgaaacaggaaatggccCATTTGCTTGGTATTTCTATTAAAATTTTGCAGAATGGGAGCCTCCATCTTTCCTGAaattttgtatgcttttttctCATTCCCTCTGTCCATTCATATACCTTGGACCACACCTAAGTACTTTCATGTAAAGTCaagatttttgtttgtgtggacaCAATGGCCTGTACTCTGTTGTGGATATATCAATATTTGGAAAATATCCTTACATTGTCCTGATTATTTAGGGTGTAAGCCCTTAGTTATTTAAGGCATGAATATATTGGTAATATTGTAATGAAGTGATGCCAACATTTGGAAGTCATACTACATGGTGTACTGATCTACTTTCATTGCTTATTGAAAGCAATTGAATTGATTAAGCATGGTGAACAGGGGCCTCACATGACTGGATGTAAATATACCAGTTTAAGATCTATCATTAAAAAGTTAGTACTAAGCTAGAGGAAGTTCTCgtgcattgtttcattgttctGGTTAAACTGATTTGTTACTTGTGTTGGGGGGCTTTGGATAATACCTAGTATTTGTTAACCATGAGTAAAATATATCTAGGATGCCAGAATTAGGCATATATGTGTATCATTGAACATCAAGAAACATACTTAGCAGGGGAAAACATAAATATAGGCCTCGGTAGGTAGACTCAATGCAACacaagtgtttgttttaatgtgtggtGAAATGATagactgaaaatatttaaactatGGCTATTAAATATTGATGTAATTGCTCTTGGTGGAAGTGGATTGCTATCTGATGAAGTGTGTATATCTGTTTTGTGAAGTCAATTAACTGACTACTTTTAGCATGTTAATTACTCAAGAAATTAGGTAGGCTGTCAGCTGATTTACAATGCTAACACTAGGttgtaaaatttcaaaatgttcgATCTGTTCAGTAAGCAAAGATGtcacttttgtatgttttacAAAGTTTAATCATACTCAGCAAAATAACTCTGTGCTCCCataatttaaagtaattaattCATACTCTGTACTCACTTTCTTTTCTATGCATATTGAGGTTTTCATTGAAATTGTTAAATTGGACAGTTGTGCTGTTCTTCTGTCTTTTGCCATTATCATGTTGTCATTCTTAGGAATCTGGCTTTGTAAGATGTAAATAGATACGGATTCACACCAGAAATGTGTGATGGAAATGTGGATTTTACTTGCTTAGACTGAATGTAATACAAATGTAATCCTTGTAGCCAGATATTTAGTGAAATACAGGTGGCAATGTGGTTGTAATATGACATTGCTGAGTTGTGGTTTAAGCTTTGTACTCGATCTTAGATGATTGTGGGATCATTTTCCAGACTTGACCCTGTTCTGTTCACTTTGGTAGCAGCAGCCTAGAGCAGTATAAACACAGTGTAATAGGTCCTGTATGAAACTACATGGGCATTCGTGTTTGAGGCCATGTACTCCCAAGTAATCTTATGcaataaataatcaattaaGATTTGAATACTTTTAATAATGTACAATTATATACTAATATTATGTTAGTATGTAACAGAAACCGTTCAGTGTGAAGTTCCTGCTGTCCTCTCATTGGTCAGCCATGGAAGATGATCAGCGAGGTCATAAGGAAGTTGTCTCAAGGGAAGGGTCTGTTGCTTGTGAAGGGGGACCTCGGGAGGGGGAAGCATGACTTCAGGCCACCTTCTGCCAGTATAGTCACCAGATGGGAAATATTCCTGCAACCGAAAGGCAGTGCTGGACacctgtttgggggggggtgtgtgtatttggatCACCACCGGAAACAAGCAGTAGACATAGGCTGATATGGTGATGGGGTAACCTTATCTCAAGGTGTTGCTCCAGCCTCCAGCAGGATGGCCCCATGGGACACAGTGGAAGTGACCCATGAAAGAGGAGGGTGGGATGGGTTCGGCTTCAGTCACTAGCCCATTTTCTGCTTTATAGTTAAGGAGTAGAAATGAGAAGTCACTATTTAATGAAGAGCCCATGAGGACAGGTGGCTGttttaaaatctctttttcTTAAAATCCTTTTAGAAGATTTTAGATTGTTAACAAAGAGGACACATTTCCGTCTGGGCTGCTAGTGAGGTATTATAGCAGTCCAGCCTCTAGGAGATCCATGCAGAAGTTTATCTGCATCTTTGAGAGAAGCTGAGAGAAGTCttatctgtctttttaaaatgaaaaaaggataaCTCTGATTATGCTTTTGACATGAGATTCCAGTGGGAGATCAGGGTCTTTTTTCAATCAAAATCTGTAAATTGGAATCAGTCTAATTAGAAATGGGTCCATGACAGTCCCCATCTGTTTAAATTAGTATGACCTATTGCAGCCCAGGCAAGACAGTGGAAAGCCAAGCCTGGCCAACCAAGCATAGAGAGGTTCTAGCATGGCTTGACCCTGCATGGTTCCAAAGGGAGAGAAGAGCTATAACTGTAGCAGAGTGTGGCTCaatattgtattgtgttttcAATACAGGcattagtattttttttgttcaccaCGTCCAAAAAGATTTGCTACGGAATGAATCAATTATTACATGATTAATAGGATAGCAATGAAGTCAATAACTGAATAGCTGATGAAGAATTGACTGCCATAAGACACAaagaagcagttttttttctatctgTTATTGACTGTGAGGGCAGATCAGCTGAGATTATGAGATTAATTAAAGTGCTGCTTCATGGAGACATTGGAAAGACTGCGAGTGGTCCCTGAAAAGACGTGCGCAGGAAACAGGTCACGGTCACATGGTCGGAGCACTTTGGTCACGGCCAGTTATAGAATGAAAACACTGGAAGGAAGGGAACAGAGAAAACCTAGCAGGTCCACAGAGAGGTCTGCCCAGGAGAACAGGAAGTGATTAAACTGTGGTGGGACAAGTTAACAAGTTAACTACAGAAGAGGCTTGCTTTCCTTGCAGATAGGAATGCACAGGAATGAACTAACTTCCATAAAAACACCGGTCCTATTTATCTCACTCACTGACAGGCAGAGTGGGTTACTGGGACTGGGAGACAGAAATTATGTTTGAAAGCCAGAacaccttgtgttttttttatattttatacatccCAATCAAGAAAGTATATGCACAACTGTATTTATACTAACCAGCTCACTAGCTATCATATTTGAAAACCCATATTGAACAGCAGGCGACATCTTTAATTAATCGAGCAGATGTTAGCTAAGAGCATGGCTTTATCGTTTACATTTAGCGCagtacagaaatacatttaaataaaaaaatgcctgGGGTTGAGTGAAGGTTGTTCAGCCACACAAGACATCTTCAGAAATTGACTTAGCTAGCCATTTAGCTAGGCATCACACTCTCTATAAAGGGTTGACCTTTTACGAGCAATCCGTCTTCATTTCGTTTCAGTCAGAATTAAGGGGACACTGCTTTCTGGCAGATGTTTTCACTGCTTAGGCCTTGTGTTGAAAAGATAATTGGCAGGGAGAACAGTCTGTCTGTCAAAGTTCAGCATAATCTACTTGCTTTCAAAAGCAGCTTTTTCTACTTTTCATGTTGAGAAATGagtatgcatttaaaaacacaagtacCTATTTTGTGATCTATTCAAGGTGCTTGAATATGTGATCCTTCTAGTTTTAACTCAATATAAAAACATCTGGCTATATTACGATTAGGATTATAGCATGGTGCTATCTACTAAAGTGCAGACAGAAGTTCAGATGTTGAAAGAAAAGGTTGTGTCGTCTCTTAACCGTAAAAGGCAATCCTACAAGCACAGGAACTTAAGAGTAAAACACAATTTGTTATAGAGAATTAAAATGTCCTTTCAAGTCTGCGGTGATGTAATTTGTGCAGTTTTTTGAGTATTGTTGTGATCAAATGATGTCCCTGAGGCAAGAGTTGtacaaaaaccaacaaaaaaatgttgctaCCATTTGTATTGTGCTTTAATTCACTCTCCAGGCCTTGaacaaatcatttaaaaggATCACAGCACGATGGCCATAGTTTCCTGTGTACTTTCATTATAACGAAGaggtttcccttttttttgtttgctcacAGGCTTCAAGAAGACCCTCCAGCTGGCGTGAGTGGTGCTCCATCAGAAAACAATATCATGATGTggaatgcagttatttttgggTGAGCTCTTTAAATCCACCCCTCCCATTGTTCCGCTGAGCTGATCGCCGCGGGTACATTTGAAACCCACACATCAGATAGATGCAGGCAGGTGGTGCTCAGGACCACCCGACCTTCTGTGACCTCAAAGCGCTGCTCTGATACTGAGAGTGATGAGCACAGCTGGCCGGCTTTATCTTATTAATGGGAAATTATGGAGGTCTTCAGTGTCGCCTCTTAAGTGGGAAATAATTTGCTTTgaagatgcccttatccagggcgGTTggcatagcttacatttttcacattctctATTCATACtaatgaatatatttacagAAGAATGGTTTCACCTGGGATTCCATTCTGCAAATTTCTGGCCGCACATCTGGTTACCAAATCCACCACTCCTCACTGCAACCCTCATATGAACAATAGCCATCTCTTGAGTCTGTCAGATTGTGTGCCTATAATGCTTCTTTTTGCGTTCTGCTGTTCAGAAAAGGAATTCTGTGTCTGCACTCAAGTGTGTTCATTTAAATCAGTAGCTCTTTGTAATTATTCTGTTTTCaaatatatgaatgtgtgtgtaacaaAGTGTTCTTTCAATATTTCTGTCTCTTCGTTTGCAGACCTGAAGGCACCCCATTTGAAGATGGTAAGTTAATGGCTTAGTCAACCCTTTCAGATGTAAAGCTCCATTTAAatctgttgcagctgtgttttttgcatATGAAAAATTTTGTAATACGAATAAGACCGCAATTGAGGTTGTTTGCATGTAATTGGAGGTGGAAGTGAGTAAGGGTCTGAATTCAGGTTCACACCTTTAGCCTGTAGTAGTACTGAAATGTCCCTGCTGCTGAGccagcattcatatttaatcTCATATTAGTCTCGTCACACATTATTCGCAGCTGGGTTGAATCTTGTCTCAGTCAAGGATTAATGCTTGTCATGGGGAGTGTATTTTTAGCAGTTATAATTGCTTCTCTCTCCACAGGAACTTTTAAGCTTGTGATAGAATTTTCAGAAGAGTACCCAAACAAGCCTCCCACAGTTCGATTCATCTCCAAAATGTTCCACCCAAATGGTAAGAGACTCGGCAGATCTTTGGGCTCATGTGTCAACAAGAATCAAGCTCCCTGTTTGCGTTGTTTTTAAAAACGCCaaagcatgaaatattaatgtcagtACATTAGGAGCAGCATGCACCAGAGCCTGAAGAACTGCAATTGGTGGAAGATAAATTAAGACTATGGGATAAATGGGAATTCTGCTTCAGTAACGAAAGCAGTCATATCCTggatagcaaaaaaaaaaaagcagttataACCCCATTCTACAAGAGGTCACAGAGCACATGGAGAGGAAGGATGGTAGAGTTGATCTGGCAAAATGGTGAAAAGTCTTAAGTTCAGAAATTGAGAAAAGGTGCTGTTAAATATCCAGTCTGTAGAGATGtccacaaaatgttttcagtgtacaagttatacacacaaaaaagattCACAGGAAGTGGCTAAAAACATGATGAATATAAAAAACAGGCCAGCCATACGAATTATTTCAGTCAAAATGAAGCCATGTTACCCCCCAAACAATTTGGCCTACTGTACCCTATGCAAATTGAACACACTATTTCACAGCAAAGCTATTTCCAAGTCACTAATTTTCTTGTgtgatttgacttttttccaTCGTATATACTTCTCTCCTCACTTACAGTTCTTATCTAAAGAGAATGTGGTCACATCCAGGTCACATCTGGGTCACATCAGGTCCCTAGTGTTGCACATATCATATCTACCATCCCAGTTCAGACATTTTAGAATGCAGGTTGTAGGACTCAGCGgaatagttagctagctgaacATATCTCCATTGACCGTTTCTCCATCTGAATTGTGTTTTAATAAGTCTTCCCTTTTTAGTTTATGTATTGAATGAAGACTAACCCACAACACACTGTTTCactttgattttgctttttctttcacatcTTCAATGCGTCATCTTTGTGTGACTTCCATAGTCATCTTCATCTGAGCTGAATGATTTTTAagtagtttgattttttttcttgcattagCAACTGGagttgggggggaaaaaaataaacagggccCCCGTTTAAATAATCATGTGAAAATAACCTCCTCAAAGTACaggatgaataaataatttctaCTTTTTAATCTTAAGTATATGCAGATGGAAGTATATGTCTAGACATCCTTCAGAATCGCTGGAGCCCCACGTATGACGTCTCCTCCATCCTGACATCTATCCAGGTGGGTTGGAGCCCTCGGCAGCTCCCACTCTGTGa comes from Megalops cyprinoides isolate fMegCyp1 chromosome 3, fMegCyp1.pri, whole genome shotgun sequence and encodes:
- the ube2b gene encoding ubiquitin-conjugating enzyme E2 B; translation: MSTPARRRLMRDFKRLQEDPPAGVSGAPSENNIMMWNAVIFGPEGTPFEDGTFKLVIEFSEEYPNKPPTVRFISKMFHPNVYADGSICLDILQNRWSPTYDVSSILTSIQSLLDEPNPNSPANSQAAQLYQENKREYEKRVSAIVEQSWRDS